The stretch of DNA AAGAGATCTTCGTCAAGGTCATCGACGTCGATCTCGACCGTCGTCGTATCTCCCTGTCCTTGAAGCAGGCCAACGACTCCGTCGACCCGTCCAGCGAGGACTTCGATCCGGCGCTCTACGGCATGCCCGCCGATTACGACGAGGACGGCAACTACAAGTATCCCGAAGGCTTCGACCCGCAGACCAACGAATGGATCGCCGGCTACGAGAAGCAGCGCGAGGAGTGGGAGAACCAGTATGCGGCCGCTCACGATTTGTGGGAGCAGCATAAGGAGTTCGTCGCCAAGGAAATCGAAGGTGCGGCCGAGTCCGCGGCTGAAGATGGCCAGGGCGCTCGTGAGGAGAAGTCCGCCGGAGAATCCACCAAGTATTCTTCGGAGAACGAGTCCGAAGGCACGCTTGCTGGTTCCGACAAACTGGCGGCTCTTCGTGAGGAGCTCCTCAAGGAAAAGAAGTGAAGTCGCCAAAGGTGATTTCACGTTGATTTCGTGAGATTGGTCGGCACAGGCTTGAGGTCTGTGCCGACCTTCTTGTTTCTTGCCGAAGCAGACGAAATTGGGGGATGCATGAGAATCGGATTGACCGGAGGCATCGCGGCGGGTAAGAGCACCGTCGCCGCTCATTTGAAGGGACTCGGCGCCTGCCTTGTCGATTACGACCAGCTGGCCCGTCAGGTGGTCGAGCCCGGGAGCGTTGGAATGCGTCGAATTGCCAAGGAATTCGGAGCTGAGGCGATGAATCCTGACGGTTCATTGAATCGTCGATGGATGGCGGCGCATGTCTTTTCTCCGCAGGCTGCCCCTGATGCCAGGCAGAGGCTTGACGAAATCGAACATCCTTTGATATACCAGCGGGCGCAGGAACTGGAACGCCAGATTGTCGAAAAATACAGGATACGCACAGTCGAACGCGAGAACTCCGGGCAGTCTTCCCTGAGTTCCGTGATCGTCCACGACGTGCCGTTGCTGGCCGAAGTCATCGATACCATACCGTTTTCATTCGACCACATCCTTACGGTCGAAGCGCCGGAAGAGGTGCGCATCCAACGGATGATGGAGGCGCGGGGGATGAGCCGAGAACAGGCCGAAGGCAGGATACGCCACCAGTCGAGCCGCGGGCAACGCGAGGCCATCGCCGACGTGGTCATTGACTCGACACAACCAATCGAACAAATGTTCGAGCATCTTGATATGCTGTTCGCACAATGGCGGTGAACGACGGCAAAATGATTCTATGGTAAATACGGTTCGGTTTGTAGCGGGCTGATGTCAGGAATAACGCAGGCACGGCCGAGATTGTCGGTAAGTCTGGCAATGGAAGGAATGACGGACAAATATGGGGTTCAATATCGAGCGGTCGCATCATCCGTTTGTGGTGAAGGCGCCGTATCAGCCGTCTGGCGACCAGCCCGAGGCCATCGACGAGATCGCGCGGCGCATCAACAACGGCGAGAACGACGTGGTGCTGATGGGCGCCACCGGCACCGGCAAGACCGCGACCACCGCGTGGCTCATCGAGAAGCTGCAACGTCCGACGCTGATATTGGAACCCAACAAGACCTTGGCCGCGCAGTTGTGCGCCGAGTTCCGCGAGCTGATGCCCGACAACGCGGTGAGCTACTTCGTTTCGTATTACGATTATTACCAGCCCGAGGCCTATATTCCCCAGACCGATACCTATATCGAAAAGGACTCGAACGTCAACGACGACGTGGAGCGCTTGCGCCACGCCGCCACGGCGAACCTCCTGACCCGCGACGACTGCGTGGTGGTGGCCACGGTCTCCTGCATCTACGGCTTGGGCACGCCCGAGGAATACGCCGGGCGCATGCTCTTCCTGCACGAGGGGGAGGAAATCAACCGTGATTCCCTGTTGCGTAAGTTCGTCTCGATGCAATACAAACGTAATGATATCGCCTTTACCCGCGGCACCTTCCGCGTGCGCGGCGACACCGTCGAGATCATCCCGGTCTACGAGGAACTGGCCATCCGTATCGAGTTCTTCGGCGACGAGATCGACCGCATCTCCACATTGCACCCGCTGACCGGCGACGTCATCGCCCACGAGTCGCAGGTCCATATCTTCCCGGCCTCGCACTATATCGCCGGTCCCGAGCGTACCGAACACGCCTTGAAGACCATCAAGGAGGAATTGGTCGACCGCACGGCCGAGCTGCGCAAACAAGGCAAGGAGCTCGAAGCCCAACGTCTTGAGATGCGCACCAACTACGACCTCGAGATGATTCAGCAAGTCGGTTTCTGCTCCGGCATCGAGAACTATTCCCGTCACTTCGACCAGCGCAAGCCCGGCAGCCCGCCGCACACCCTGCTCGATTTCTTCCCCGACGACTTCCTGCTGGTCATCGACGAATCGCACGTCACCGTCCCGCAGATCGGCGGTATGTACGAAGGCGACGCCAGCCGCAAGCGCACCCTGGTGGAGAACGGATTCCGCCTGCCCTCGGCGATGGACAATCGACCGCTGAAATGGCCGGAGTTTCTCGATCGGGTCGGGCAGACGGTCTATCTTTCCGCCACCCCCGGCGACTACGAACTCGGTCTTTCCGACGGTGTGGTCGAGCAGGTCATCAGGCCGACCGGCTTGCTTGACCCGAAGATCGACGTGCGTCCCGTGAAAGGGCAGATCGACGATCTGCTCGGCGAGATCAAGGACCGTGTCGCCAAGCACGAGCGCGTGCTGGTGACGACGCTGACCAAGAAGATGGCCGAGGACCTCACCGACTACCTGCTGGAGCGCGACATCAAGGTGGAATACCTGCATTCCGACGTCGACACGCTTCGCCGTGTGGAGCTCTTGCGCGAGCTGCGCGAAGGCAAGATCGACGTCATCGTCGGCATCAACCTGCTGCGCGAGGGCCTGGATCTGCCCGAGGTCTCGTTGGTGGCGATCCTGGACGCCGACAAGGAAGGTTTCCTGCGCTCGCACCGTTCGCTCATCCAGACCATCGGCCGTGCCGCGCGTAATGTGTCCGGAACCGTCATCATGTACGCCGATGAGGTCACCGACGCCATGGAGACGGCCATCAGCGAGACGAACCGTCGCCGCGAGAAGCAGATCGCCTACAACAAGGAGCATGGCATCGACCCGAAGCCGCTGGTCAAGAAGATCAGCGACGTCACCGACATGCTCGCTCGTGAGGATGTGGACACCGAAACGCTGCTGGCCGGCGGCTACCGTGACGAGAAACGTGCCGGGTCCAACAAGCGCATCGCCCTGACCAGCCTCGACGAGAAGGATCTGCAGAAGCATCACGACGACATCATCAACGCCGGCCTGCCCGCCCAGGACCTCGCCGACCTCATCCGCCAGATGAGCGAGCAGATGCACACGGCCGCCGAGCAGCTCCAGTTCGAGCTCGCCGCCCGTCTGCGCGACGAGATCCGCGACCTGAAAAAGGAACTGCGCCAGATCACCGAAGCGCAGAAATAACCCCCATCGTGATCAACAACGATCAATGACCGCAGATAACCAACGTTGCATAAGGTCATCGCCCTCCCGTAGGGTGGAAACATGGCCGAAACACCCTTAGCGTTTATGATCGCCACATATGTGGTACTTGCGATTTTCTTCGTTGCCGATTTGTTTGTGATCGGACGTAAGCCGCATGTGCCCAGCACCAAGGAGTGCGTGCAGCATATCGCCTTCTTCGTTGTTGCGGCGCTTATCTTCGGTGGTCTGGTCTGGTGGGTGTCGGGCTCGCAGCCGGCGCTGGAGTTCTATTCCGGCTGGCTCACCGAATATTCGCTCAGTATCGACAATCTCTTCGTCTTCGTCATCATCATGACGAACTTCGCCGTGCCGAAAAAGCTCCAGAAATACGTGCTGAGCGTGGGCATCACCATCGCGCTCATCCTGCGCGGGCTGTTCATTCTGGTGGGCGCGGCCGTTATCCAACGTTTTACATGGGTTTTCTTTATTTTCGGGGCGTTCCTGATCTATACCGCCGTCAAACTGGTGGCCGGCGACGATGAGGATGAGGAGTATCACGAAAATGCGATCATTCGAGCTCTTCGCAAAGTGGTGAAAATCACAGACGAGTATGACGGCGAAAAAATCCGGACCGTGAAGGACGGCAAGAAGTTCTTCACCCCGATGCTCATCGTCTTCCTGACCATCGGCACCACCGATGTCATGTTCGCCTTTGACTCGATCCCCGCGATCTTCGGGCTCACCAAAGACCCGTTCATCGTCTTCACCTCCAACGTCTTCGCGCTGCTCGGTCTGCAGCAGCTCTACTTCCTGCTCGGTGCCCTGCTCGACAAACTGGAATACCTGCCATACGGCTTGGCAGTAGTCCTCGGGTTCATCGGTGTCAAGCTGTTGATGGAAGCGCTTCACGGCAATTCACTGCCGTTCATCAACGGTGGCAGGCCGATTGCCCAGGTGCCGGAAATCCCCACGTGGGTGTCTCTTGCTGTCATCGTCGTAGCCATCGGGACGGCGGCTGCGGCCAGCGTCATCAAGATGAAAGCAGACGCCTCCAAAACGAAATGATGAAGGTCGATCCATGGTTATGTGAGCGCTCACATAAAAGTCGCCATAACAGGCCACATTGCTTGCGGATGCTAGTAGACTGGATAGATGTTGCGGGAAGATTTCCGCCAAACAAATGTCAGAAAAGAATAGGCAGGTATTCATGAGGAAAGCAAAAATCGTAGACACCATCGGGCCGGCGAGCGAATCGCTGGAGAACCTGACCGAACTGGTCAAGAACGGTATGGATGTCGCGCGCCTCAACCGTTCGCACGGCACCACCGATGACCACCTGAAGGTCTACAACAACGTTCGTCAAGCCGGCAAGACCACAGGCCGCAACGTCGCCGCCCTGGTCGACCTGCAGGGCCCGAAGATCCGCTGCGGCTGGTTCAAGAAGAACGCCGACGGCGAGGACAAGGTCCAGCTTAAGGCCGGACAGGAATTCATCATCACCACCGACGACATCGAGGGTGACGAGCACATCACTTCCACCACCTTCAAGGGGCTGCCCGGCGATTGCCATGTCGGCGACCCGATCCTGATCGACGACGGCAAGGTCCGCCTCGAGGTCACCAAGGTCGAGGGCAACAACGTGCACACCAAGGTCGTCGTGGCCGGACCGGTTTCCAGCCACAAGGGCATCAACCTGCCGGGCGTGGCCGTCAGTCTCCCGGCCCTGACCGAGAAGGATGAGGCTGACCTGCGTTGGGCCATCCAGACCGGCGCCGACATCATCGCCATGTCCTTCGTGCGTTTCGCGACCGACATCGACCGCGCCCACGAGATCATGGACGAGGAAGGCCGTCGCATCCCGATCGTCGCGAAGATCGAGAAGCCGCAGGCCGTCGAGAACCTCGAGGACATCGTCAAGGCGTTCGACGGCATCATGGTCGCCCGCGGCGACATGGCCGTTGAGATGCCGTTCGAAGAGGTGCCGCTGGTCACCAAGCGCTGCATCGAGCTTGCTCGTGAGTACGCCAAGCCCGTCATCGTCGCCACCGAGGTGTTGGGCTCCATGGTCAATTCCCCGATCCCGACCCGCGCCGAGGCTTCCGATTGCGCCAACGCCGTCCTCGACGGTGCCGATGCGACCATGACCTCCAACGAGACCGCCGTCGGCAGCTATCCTGCTCAGACCGTCAACACGATGGCCCGCATCTCCGGCTACGCCACCGAGCACGGCTTCGACCGCATTCCTTCCATCAGCAATCTCGACATGTCGAGCACCGGCGCCGTTTCCTCCGCCGCCGTCGACCTCGCCGACAAGACCAATGCCAAGGCCATTGTGGCCTACACGCAGACCGGTTCCACCGTGCACCGCGTCTCCCGCGAACGTCCGGCCGCCCCGATCTACGGCATCACCAACAACGAGCACACCTATCACTGGCTGGCTCTGAGCTGGGGCACCGAAGCGTTCTGCACCGACGCCGACTATCACGACATGAACCGTCATCAGCTGATGATCTTCACCGACAAGCTGCTTCGCGATGCCGGCAAGGTCGTCAACGGCGACAAGATCGTCGTGCTGTCTTCTGCTCAGGGCGAGCAGAAGTCCGGCCGCACCGATTCCATCTACGTCCACACCGTGGGTGCCTGCGACGCTGACTGAAACCGTGAAAAGGTTTTTGGCGAAACGCTTCTAGCCGTTAGCTGAAAGCCCGGCTGTTTCTTGAAGGCGATTCCTGGTTGATAAACGGAAACGTTTTGGAACCGGGAATCGTCTCGTTTCTTGAACCGGCCATTGAGCAGAACGTGCGAGAAGACACGCAGATGACGAAATCGACACTCTGACGTCGCTTGATTATGCTACTTTTAAAGGGTTGCAATTCTGCAGTTGCGGCCAGATACAAGCCCTTGTATCCCAATTGGTAGAGGAAACAGCCTCAAAATCTGTGCAGTGTGGGTTCGAGTCCCACCAAGGGCACGTTGAGTGAGTTTATCACTTTTGAATGATTGATATATCATAGTATCAATGTACTTTGTACTCGACATTTGCCATAAGAGACTTGAGAAGGCGCGAAGATACGGGTGCAGGAGTGAATACAGAAATGGAAAATGATATGGATCAGATACTGACCGATGAGGAATTGAAGGCCGCCGCCACCGATGACATCGAATCCGTCGCCGACGAAGCCAAGAACGAAAAAGCCGAAAAAGAGGGCGAGCCGCATCAGCGCACCGTCGTTGTGGCCGAAGACGAATCCGTGAACCGTATGGATTTGGTCGCCATGCTCGAAGACAACGGCTACAAGGTCGTCGGTGAAGCCGCCAATGGCGAGGAAGCTGTCGAACTTACCCGCAAGTTCCATCCGGATGTGGTATGCATGGACGTCAAGATGCCTCGCATGGACGGCATCACCGCCGCCGGCACCATCTGCGACGAGAACATCGCGCCTGTTGTCATGCTGACGGCCTATTCCCAGCCCGATCTGGTCAAGCAGGCCACCGGTGCCGGTGCCATGGCCTACGTCACCAAGCCGTACGAAGAGTCCAAGCTGCTCCCCGCGCTGGAAGTGGCCATGGGCCGTTTCGCCGAGATCAACGATCTGCTCGATACCGTCGAAGCGAACGAAGGCAAGCTCAAGGAGACCGAGTCCCAGCTCAAGGAAGCCGAAGAAAAGCTCAAGAAGGCCGAGGATACGCTTGAAGAGCGCAAGCTCGTCGACCGCGCCAAGGGCCTGCTGATGGACAAGGCCGACTTCTCCGAGCAGGGCGCCTTCCGCTGGATCCAGAAGACCTCTATGGATCAGCGCATCCCCAAGAAGCGCTTGGCCATGGCCATCATCGCCAAGTACGGCGATCCGAAGCCGGAACCCAAGCAACGCTGAGCTTAAGGCAAAATCTTATGAAGTCGCCTGTCGATTCGCCTATGAATCGGCAGGCGATATTTGTATAGTGGATAGAACACGGCGTACGAAACGAATTTGCAAGGAATGACGATCTTATGAGCGATAGCGACGATACCGAAAAGGCCGGCAACACCACAGCATCAAACGATACCTCGAAAACGGGTGATGACACGAAAACGAAAGAGGTCTCGAAAACCAAAGGCGATACGGAAACCAAGGCAGTCCCGACAGCAGCAACGGCCTCGAAGACCAAAGGCACGCTATTGGTGGTGGATGGCCATTCCCTCGCGTTCCGCGCCTATTTCGCACTGCCTGTCGAAAGCTTCACCACTTCCACCGGCCAGCCGACCAACGCTGTCTGGGGCTTCTCGACCATGCTCGCGCAGGTGCTCGATAACGAGAAACCCGATCATCTCGCCGTCGCTTTCGACATGGCCGGCGGCACGTTCCGCAATAAGATGTTGCCGCAATACAAAGGCACGAGAGACGCCGCACCGGAGGAGTTGTTGAGCCAGCTGCCGATCATTCAAGACCTCCTGAAGGCGTTGGGCGTGCGTTATGTGGAAAAGAAGGGCTACGAAGGCGACGACATCATCGGCACTATGGCCTCGATGGGCGAGGACGCCGGATACAAGACCTTGGTGCTCTCCGGCGACCGGGACGCATTCCAGTTGATCGATGACGATATCACCGTGCTTTACCCAGGCCACCATTTCAAAGATCTGAAGCACATGACCCCGCAGGCCATCGTCGACAAGTACAAGGTCACCCCGCAGCAATACCCGGACCTGGCGGCCATGCGCGGCGAGACCGCCGACAACATCCCCGGAGTTCCGGGCGTCGGCGACGGCTACGCGGCCAAATGGATCAACCAGTACGGCGGGCTCGAGGGGATCATCGAGCACGCCGACGAACTGCCAGGCAAGAAAGGGCAGGCGCTGCGCGACAATATCGAACAGGTCAAACTCAACCGTCGTGTCAATGCCGTGCTGCGCGACATGGACCTCGGCGCCTCCATCGACGACTTCACCCTCGGCGGTATGGACATTGACAAGGTCAACGCCATTTTCGCCAAGCTTCAGTTCAGCAATCGGTCCAAGAACCGACTGGTCAAATCCTTCAACGGCGGGGTCATGCCTGACGTCGCTAACGTGACCGAGGATTCCACGCCGGCTGAGGACGACCAGCTGAGCATCAAAGAGCCGAACATTACCGAGATCGCCGATGCCGGCGAATTGGGCGACTGGATCAACAAGAACATGGGTCCGGAGTTCGTCGCGGATATATCTGGTATTTCGGATCATGTATTGGAAGTTTTCGGAGCAGAGGGCGATGCGGCAACGGCGAAAGCCGGTAAAGCAGCTGGTGCCGATAAGGCTGATAACGCTGGCAATACGGGTAAATCAAGCGAGGCCGATGGTCCGGCAGAAGCCGGCTCTTCCAAGTCTGACAGCGACGAGCGGTCGGATGAACAGGCCATCATCGAAGGTGCCAAAGGGCCTGAGCTGGTCGATCACGACATGAAATGCTCCGAGCAGGTGGGCCATTCGTGGGTGCTCTATGCCGCAGGCCGTTCGAAACCGGGGAATGCCAGGCTTGAAACCGTTGTCATGCTCGTCGGCGATGAGGCGGCTGTGATTGCGGCGTCGGCGATCGATGATGTCATGCGCGACGAGCTGCAGACACTGCTGGGCGCCTATCACCGCTCCATGGTGGTGCATGGCTACAAGGAGCACCTGCATCTGCTGGCGTCCGTCGGTATTGCGCTTGCCCGTCCGCTGTTCGACACCAAACTGGCCGGATATCTGGTCCATCCCGATTTCCACGCCGACACCCTTGCAAAGGCAGCGGAACATTTCCTCAAGCTGGAAATCCCGGAGAGCAAGCCGAAGAAGGCGCAGGGAGAGCTTGATTTCGGTGAGGACGACGACGCTGCTTCGAATGCTGAGGAATCAAAGGAAGCCCAGCAGGAAGCCGTCAAGGACGCCGCCATCGTGCGGGCGCTCGCCGATTTCCTGAAGACCCCGATCGACCAGCGCAAGCAGTTCGGTCTGCTGCGTTCCATCGAATTGCCGGTCTCACAGGTGCTTTACGACATCGAGGACGCCGGCGCGAAGGTGGATCTGGGACGTTTACACGAGCTGCTCGACGGCTTCACGGCCGATGCCGACCAGGCCCAGCAGATCGCCTTTGAGGCCGCCGGCCACGAGCTCAACCTGCAAAGTCCGAAGCAGCTGCAGACGGTGCTGTTCGACGAAATGGGACTCAAGCCTTCAAGAAAAACCAAATCCGGCTCGTACACCACCAACGCAGCCACCTTGCAGAACCTGTATGTCAAATACGCCGAGGACGAGAAGGCCAGCAACTTCCTCGGAGCCCTGCTTCGTCATCGCGAGACCAATAAGTTGAAGCAGATTGCGCAGACGTTGTTGGAAGCCGTCAACGCGCGAGACGGACGTATCCACACGACTTTCGAGCAGACCGTCGCGGCCACCGGGCGCCTGAGCTCGGTCGATCCGAACCTGCAGAACATCCCCAACCGCAACGCCACAGGCCGTGAGATTCGCTCCGCGTTCGTGCCGGGCGAGGGCTTCGAGTCGTTGCTGAGTTGCGATTACTCGCAGGTAGAGCTGCGCATCATGGCCGACCTTTCCGGCGACGAATCGCTGATCGAGGCGTTCAAGTCGGGTGCGGATTTCCACCGGTATGTGGCCAGTCTAGTGTATGACATTCCGATGGATGAAATCAGCTCCGACCAGCGCAGCCACGTCAAGGCGATGAGCTACGGGTTGGCTTATGGGCTCAGCACCTATGGGCTTTCGCAGCAGTTGAAGATCAGCCCCGCCGAAGCCGACGTGCTGAAAAACAAGTATTTTGCCACTTTCGGCAAAGTCCACGACTATCTCGAGTCGCTGGTCGCCACCGCGCGTCAGAAGGGTTACACCGAGACGATGTTCGGGCGCCGCCGTTACTTCCCGGGGCTCAAGTCCTCGCGCAGGCAGGTGCGTGACGCCGCCGAACGTGGTGCGCTCAACGCGCCGATTCAAGGTTCGGCGGCCGACATCATGAAGATTGCGATGATTCGGGCCGACCACGCGTTGCGAGAATCAGGTGTCAAGAGCCGTGTCATCCTGCAGATCCACGACGAACTCGTACTTGAGGTCGCGCCGGGGGAGAGCGAGCAGGTCAGTGAGTTGGTGCGCGACGCCATGGAACACGCCGTCGATCTGGCCGTGCCGCTGGACGTGTCGATCGGCATCGGCTCCGACTGGCAGGCCGCTGCGCACTGATGGCCAGTGGAAATCGCTGATGCTGCTTGTCGCTGGTAGGTGAGCGTACGGATTGGCCGTAATCGGGATTTTCTCCGGGCTGCCTGCCAACTGGGAAGTGTTCGACGATGGCTCTATTGTGGTAAGCAATGGAGCCATCTTTCGTTTATCGGCCGGAAACGCGATAAAGCGCTGCGTAATGATGTCGGTTTCGGTGGTGTTGTCAAGCACCGATATCCATTGGAATGGATGGCGAATAGTTCGGAGGAAATATGTCAGATCAGGAAAAGCCAAGACTTGCCGAAGTCGTCAAGGTATTGGAGACTCTGTATCCGCTCAAGTACGCCGAGGATTGGGACCATCCAGGGCTGATCGTCGGCGATCTGAACGATACCGTCGGCACGATCGTCTTCGCCGCTGACCCGACCATGGCCGTGGTCGACAAGGCGCTCGCGATGGGCGCTGACCTGCTTATCTGCCATCATCCGCTCTTCTTCCGTGCGGTGCACGAGGTCTCCGGGCTTGGCGTCCATGGAGCCATCGCCGGCAAGCTCTACCGGGCGCACTGCGGGTTGTGGGTCGGACACACCAACGCCGACGTCGCCTATCGTGGGGTCGCGCAGGCCGCCGCGGATGCATTCGGTTTGCAAGACCAGGTGCCGCTGGTGCCGGCAGGTGAGGAACACGGCCATGCCGTAGGGCTGGGACGTGTCGGAACGCTTGCGCAACCGATGACGCTGCGGACATTTGCCCAGCGTGTGGCCGATGAGGTGCCGAAGACGAATTATGGCATTCAGGTCGCCGGCGATCTCGATGCCGAAGTCCGAAAAATCGCCGTGCTGCCCGGATCGGGGGATTCCGATTTCGACGAGGTCCGGGCCAGCGGTGCCGATGTCTACGTGACCAGCGACCTGCGCCACCACCCGGCCACTGACGCGTTGCAGCAGGCGTGGTACGAGGCGAGTCTGCGGCGGCAGAACGGCGAGACGGGCGCGCGAGCGACCATGCGGCCGGCTTTGATTAACACTCCGCATTCGGCCATCGAGTCGATGTGGTTCAGGTATGCGCTTGACGATATCGCCGACGGGGTGGAGCAGGCCACCGGTTTCCGTCCCGAAGCGCAGCGCGTCGGCATCGTCACCGACCCGTGGCAGCTGGTGCTCGGACGGGAAGGTGAATGATGGGCTCAACAGAATCAGCAGAATCAGCAGAATCAACACGGACGGAACGTATCCAGGAAGAGGTCAGCAGGCGTTTGCAGGCCTCGAGTGACGGTGTCGATATGGAAACGCCGGTGCGGATGCTTTCAAGCGAAACCGTCTATCGCGGGGCGATTTTCCATATCGATGATCGAAAGCTGGCGCTCGCTGGTACCGACGGCGGGAAAGTAACGGTGCGTCGCCAGATTCTGGTCCATCCGCAGGCCGTGGTGATGCTGGTTCACGACGAGCTGACGGACCGATATTTGCTGGAACGCGAGTATCGTGTCGGGCCCAACAAGTTCGCTTACGGTTTCCCGGCGGGGCTGATGGAGGAGGGTGAAGAGCCTGAAACCTCGGCCTTACGCGAACTGCAGGAGGAAACCGGGGTCACGCCGAAAAACAGACAATCGGTGCGTATCGAACACGTCGGCAATTTTTATTCTTCCGGCGGTATGACCAATGAACTCGCGCATATTTTCGTGCTTCATCTCTCGGCGTGGAAGCAGAAGCCGCGTCATTTCGACAAGGACGAGCACGTGCAGTCCGCTTGGGTGACGTGGGAGGAGCTGACTGGGATCGGCATTCAGGCCGCGGATTCCACCATCGCCATTCAACACGAGGAGATTCGCCGGTTGCGTGAGCAATTGACAACGAAAGAATAGGCGAGCTCACCTTTTATTGTCGATTTTTCTTTTACGGTAGAAGATGTGTCTTTTTAAAAAAGAACGTATTATATGCGGTTCAGGAAGCAGAGCGCGTTTCATCTGCTGATTATTCGCACTGGAATTTATGCAGCGATACTCTGAAATTCAGATGTAGTGCAATTCTATAATCATTTCCAAAGTCGAATTCGACGGCGTTTACTGCGTCGCCGCAATGCGCGAATGCATGCGGTGGTTCTTGTCGACTGAGGATGGGATGG from Bifidobacterium sp. ESL0800 encodes:
- the coaE gene encoding dephospho-CoA kinase (Dephospho-CoA kinase (CoaE) performs the final step in coenzyme A biosynthesis.), yielding MGGCMRIGLTGGIAAGKSTVAAHLKGLGACLVDYDQLARQVVEPGSVGMRRIAKEFGAEAMNPDGSLNRRWMAAHVFSPQAAPDARQRLDEIEHPLIYQRAQELERQIVEKYRIRTVERENSGQSSLSSVIVHDVPLLAEVIDTIPFSFDHILTVEAPEEVRIQRMMEARGMSREQAEGRIRHQSSRGQREAIADVVIDSTQPIEQMFEHLDMLFAQWR
- the uvrB gene encoding excinuclease ABC subunit UvrB, encoding MGFNIERSHHPFVVKAPYQPSGDQPEAIDEIARRINNGENDVVLMGATGTGKTATTAWLIEKLQRPTLILEPNKTLAAQLCAEFRELMPDNAVSYFVSYYDYYQPEAYIPQTDTYIEKDSNVNDDVERLRHAATANLLTRDDCVVVATVSCIYGLGTPEEYAGRMLFLHEGEEINRDSLLRKFVSMQYKRNDIAFTRGTFRVRGDTVEIIPVYEELAIRIEFFGDEIDRISTLHPLTGDVIAHESQVHIFPASHYIAGPERTEHALKTIKEELVDRTAELRKQGKELEAQRLEMRTNYDLEMIQQVGFCSGIENYSRHFDQRKPGSPPHTLLDFFPDDFLLVIDESHVTVPQIGGMYEGDASRKRTLVENGFRLPSAMDNRPLKWPEFLDRVGQTVYLSATPGDYELGLSDGVVEQVIRPTGLLDPKIDVRPVKGQIDDLLGEIKDRVAKHERVLVTTLTKKMAEDLTDYLLERDIKVEYLHSDVDTLRRVELLRELREGKIDVIVGINLLREGLDLPEVSLVAILDADKEGFLRSHRSLIQTIGRAARNVSGTVIMYADEVTDAMETAISETNRRREKQIAYNKEHGIDPKPLVKKISDVTDMLAREDVDTETLLAGGYRDEKRAGSNKRIALTSLDEKDLQKHHDDIINAGLPAQDLADLIRQMSEQMHTAAEQLQFELAARLRDEIRDLKKELRQITEAQK
- a CDS encoding TerC family protein encodes the protein MAETPLAFMIATYVVLAIFFVADLFVIGRKPHVPSTKECVQHIAFFVVAALIFGGLVWWVSGSQPALEFYSGWLTEYSLSIDNLFVFVIIMTNFAVPKKLQKYVLSVGITIALILRGLFILVGAAVIQRFTWVFFIFGAFLIYTAVKLVAGDDEDEEYHENAIIRALRKVVKITDEYDGEKIRTVKDGKKFFTPMLIVFLTIGTTDVMFAFDSIPAIFGLTKDPFIVFTSNVFALLGLQQLYFLLGALLDKLEYLPYGLAVVLGFIGVKLLMEALHGNSLPFINGGRPIAQVPEIPTWVSLAVIVVAIGTAAAASVIKMKADASKTK
- the pyk gene encoding pyruvate kinase; translated protein: MRKAKIVDTIGPASESLENLTELVKNGMDVARLNRSHGTTDDHLKVYNNVRQAGKTTGRNVAALVDLQGPKIRCGWFKKNADGEDKVQLKAGQEFIITTDDIEGDEHITSTTFKGLPGDCHVGDPILIDDGKVRLEVTKVEGNNVHTKVVVAGPVSSHKGINLPGVAVSLPALTEKDEADLRWAIQTGADIIAMSFVRFATDIDRAHEIMDEEGRRIPIVAKIEKPQAVENLEDIVKAFDGIMVARGDMAVEMPFEEVPLVTKRCIELAREYAKPVIVATEVLGSMVNSPIPTRAEASDCANAVLDGADATMTSNETAVGSYPAQTVNTMARISGYATEHGFDRIPSISNLDMSSTGAVSSAAVDLADKTNAKAIVAYTQTGSTVHRVSRERPAAPIYGITNNEHTYHWLALSWGTEAFCTDADYHDMNRHQLMIFTDKLLRDAGKVVNGDKIVVLSSAQGEQKSGRTDSIYVHTVGACDAD
- a CDS encoding response regulator; the encoded protein is MENDMDQILTDEELKAAATDDIESVADEAKNEKAEKEGEPHQRTVVVAEDESVNRMDLVAMLEDNGYKVVGEAANGEEAVELTRKFHPDVVCMDVKMPRMDGITAAGTICDENIAPVVMLTAYSQPDLVKQATGAGAMAYVTKPYEESKLLPALEVAMGRFAEINDLLDTVEANEGKLKETESQLKEAEEKLKKAEDTLEERKLVDRAKGLLMDKADFSEQGAFRWIQKTSMDQRIPKKRLAMAIIAKYGDPKPEPKQR